In one window of Haloprofundus halophilus DNA:
- the glmS gene encoding glutamine--fructose-6-phosphate transaminase (isomerizing), whose product MCGIIARVGRSDSVGALVSGLESLEYRGYDSAGVAVKNGTGIKVHKRSGKVSELKDAIRGAEPNGNVGIGHTRWSTHGAPTDDNAHPHTDESGRVAVVHNGVIENYEELKASLEAEGVEFVSDTDTEVVPHLIASHLGEVGTPEEAFRRAVQELDGSYAIAAIVDGFEAVYAARQGSPLVLGLDDGEYFLASDVPAFLEHTAEVVYLEDGDMVVVEPGSVAMTTVAGEPVSRDIDTVDWDPEDAGKGSYDHYMLKEIHNQPTSLANTVEGRVDDDGVTLAEIDAFDDVSEVQFVACGTSYHAALYGARLLNAAGVRARAFRASEYATSDPITDETLVVAVTQSGETADTLSALGRADAEGARTVAVTNVQGSTASREADETLLVRAGPEIGVAATKTFSSQVAALCLLSHRIGEDVAEELPWDDPTAFFESLRSLPENVRDVLDGDDAHELANRYLGSEAFFFIGRDLGYSVAVEGALKFKEITYEHAEGFASGELKHGPLALVTPQTPVFAVFTGTDDQKTLTNAKEAQTRGAPIVAVAPEDHPAVDAADAHLPIPDTDPALAGLLANVQLQLVSYHTANLLGRSIDKPRNLAKSVTVE is encoded by the coding sequence ATGTGCGGCATCATCGCTCGCGTCGGCCGATCTGACTCGGTCGGTGCGCTCGTCTCCGGACTGGAGAGCCTCGAGTACCGAGGCTACGACTCCGCCGGCGTCGCCGTGAAAAACGGCACCGGCATCAAGGTTCACAAGCGCTCCGGGAAAGTCTCGGAGCTGAAAGACGCCATCCGCGGCGCGGAACCGAACGGCAACGTCGGCATCGGTCACACCCGCTGGAGCACCCACGGCGCGCCCACCGACGACAACGCCCACCCCCACACCGACGAGTCCGGCCGCGTCGCCGTCGTCCACAACGGCGTCATCGAGAACTACGAGGAGCTCAAGGCGAGCCTCGAAGCCGAGGGCGTCGAGTTCGTCTCCGACACCGACACGGAGGTCGTTCCGCACCTCATCGCCTCCCATCTCGGAGAGGTAGGTACGCCCGAAGAAGCGTTCCGCCGCGCGGTTCAGGAACTCGACGGGAGCTACGCCATCGCCGCCATCGTCGACGGCTTCGAGGCCGTCTACGCCGCGCGACAGGGGTCGCCGCTCGTCCTCGGACTCGACGACGGCGAGTACTTCCTCGCCAGCGACGTGCCCGCGTTCCTCGAACACACCGCCGAGGTCGTCTACCTCGAAGACGGCGACATGGTCGTCGTCGAACCCGGCAGCGTCGCGATGACCACCGTCGCCGGCGAACCCGTCTCCCGCGACATCGACACCGTCGACTGGGACCCCGAAGACGCCGGCAAAGGCTCCTACGATCACTACATGCTCAAAGAGATACACAACCAACCGACGTCGCTGGCGAACACGGTCGAAGGTCGAGTCGACGATGACGGCGTGACGCTCGCCGAGATAGACGCGTTCGACGACGTCTCCGAGGTCCAGTTCGTCGCCTGCGGCACCTCCTACCACGCGGCGCTGTACGGTGCGCGCCTGCTCAACGCCGCCGGCGTTCGCGCCCGCGCCTTCCGCGCGAGCGAGTACGCTACCTCCGACCCCATCACAGACGAGACGCTCGTCGTCGCCGTCACCCAGAGCGGCGAGACGGCCGACACCCTGAGCGCGCTCGGACGCGCCGACGCCGAGGGAGCCCGAACCGTCGCGGTCACGAACGTCCAGGGGTCGACCGCCTCCCGCGAGGCCGACGAGACGCTTCTCGTCCGCGCCGGGCCCGAGATCGGCGTCGCGGCGACGAAGACGTTCTCCTCGCAGGTCGCGGCGCTCTGTCTGCTCAGCCACCGCATCGGCGAGGACGTCGCCGAAGAGCTGCCGTGGGACGACCCGACGGCGTTCTTCGAGTCGCTGCGCTCGCTCCCCGAGAACGTCCGCGACGTGCTCGACGGAGACGATGCTCACGAACTCGCCAATCGCTACCTCGGCAGCGAGGCGTTCTTCTTCATCGGCCGCGACCTCGGCTACTCCGTCGCCGTCGAGGGCGCGCTGAAGTTCAAGGAGATCACGTACGAGCACGCCGAAGGCTTCGCGTCCGGTGAGCTGAAGCACGGGCCGCTGGCGCTCGTCACCCCGCAGACTCCGGTGTTCGCGGTGTTCACCGGCACCGACGACCAGAAGACGCTCACCAACGCCAAGGAGGCGCAAACCCGCGGCGCGCCCATCGTCGCCGTCGCCCCCGAGGACCACCCGGCCGTCGACGCCGCGGACGCGCACCTGCCCATCCCGGACACCGACCCCGCGCTGGCCGGACTGCTCGCGAACGTCCAGCTCCAGTTGGTGTCGTACCACACGGCGAACCTCCTGGGTCGCTCCATCGACAAACCGCGGAACCTCGCAAAGAGCGTCACCGTCGAGTAG
- a CDS encoding helix-turn-helix transcriptional regulator, with protein sequence MASSANSSFEGLSVSEKGTLQQGDQTYVWRNESSTLSTRFHNAGNSSLYEFCAHVEDDDGKRVELDCQQMNVDPDGSRRVTFDFERYPEGISGERNVTVVASRGFGNEEAVAETTATYTFVERAGDHDGDGLVNEREVQLGTALDSRDTDGDGLSDGTEVDDRGTNPLDPDTDDDDLRDQQEIILGTNPLDADTDGDGLSDGAEVDDHGTDPQDPDSDGDGLSDDQELALGTDPRNEDTDGDGLLDGEEVDRHNTDPLNSDTDGDGLADRAEVDRYGTSPLRVDTDGDGLTDSQEIALGTNPNNPATTVGFAGLALAVLAGLGIWYRRSRYSVAAVVRKRGSDIVKAVKTDGDADLRGGERDPAAGDPAGAPPVEAQVPLSDDGRVLKMLQEESGRLRQSEIVDRTEWSKSKVSRLLSRMEEEGKLTKINVGRENVIALTDETPDWADSALR encoded by the coding sequence GTGGCGTCGAGTGCGAACTCCTCGTTCGAGGGGCTCTCGGTCTCGGAGAAGGGGACCCTCCAACAGGGCGACCAGACGTACGTCTGGCGGAACGAGTCGAGCACGCTCTCGACGCGCTTTCATAACGCCGGAAACAGCTCGCTGTACGAGTTCTGCGCTCACGTCGAGGACGACGACGGGAAGCGGGTCGAACTCGACTGCCAGCAGATGAACGTCGACCCGGACGGGTCGCGGAGAGTCACGTTCGACTTCGAGCGATATCCGGAGGGTATCTCCGGCGAGCGCAACGTCACCGTCGTCGCCTCCCGCGGATTCGGAAACGAGGAAGCCGTCGCCGAAACGACGGCGACGTACACGTTCGTCGAGCGGGCCGGCGACCACGACGGTGACGGCCTGGTGAACGAACGCGAGGTCCAACTCGGGACCGCTCTCGACTCCCGAGACACCGACGGCGACGGCCTCTCGGACGGCACGGAGGTCGACGACCGCGGGACGAACCCCCTGGACCCCGACACCGACGACGACGACCTCAGAGACCAACAGGAGATAATCCTCGGAACCAACCCTCTGGACGCAGACACCGACGGTGACGGTCTCTCCGACGGCGCGGAAGTCGACGACCACGGGACGGACCCGCAGGACCCCGACTCCGACGGCGACGGCCTCTCCGACGATCAGGAACTCGCGTTGGGGACCGACCCGCGGAACGAGGACACCGACGGCGACGGACTCCTCGACGGCGAGGAGGTCGACAGACACAACACGGATCCGCTGAACTCCGACACCGACGGCGACGGCCTCGCCGACCGCGCGGAAGTCGACCGCTACGGCACCAGCCCGCTACGCGTCGACACCGACGGCGACGGCCTCACCGACAGTCAGGAGATTGCGCTGGGAACCAATCCGAACAACCCGGCAACGACCGTCGGCTTCGCCGGCCTGGCGCTGGCCGTGCTCGCCGGTCTCGGCATCTGGTACCGCCGGAGTCGGTACAGCGTCGCCGCGGTGGTCCGCAAACGCGGCAGCGACATCGTCAAGGCGGTGAAGACGGACGGCGATGCCGACCTCCGCGGAGGGGAGCGCGACCCCGCCGCCGGCGACCCGGCCGGCGCACCACCGGTGGAGGCGCAGGTACCGCTCTCCGACGACGGCCGCGTCCTCAAGATGCTCCAGGAGGAGAGCGGTCGGCTGAGACAGAGCGAGATCGTCGACCGAACCGAGTGGTCGAAGTCGAAAGTCAGCCGCCTCCTCTCGCGGATGGAGGAGGAGGGCAAACTCACGAAGATAAACGTGGGCCGCGAGAACGTCATCGCGCTCACCGACGAGACGCCCGACTGGGCCGACTCCGCCCTTCGGTGA
- a CDS encoding DUF7344 domain-containing protein, whose translation MTVTESDNTAPFEPPQLDTETPLSKDQLFHILQNRRRRDVLWYLRGTEGPVRMRDIAEQVAAWENDTTVEALMSDQRQRVYIALYQEHLPKLDEDGVIDYNKSRGVVERNDIADQFDPYLTNEIVEEATTSSPATPGVEAAESAPWQKYSIGVSGVGALALLGITFDAPVLGQSGSLAVGVVAVMLTVVTLAYALSGYSRSTLSPDGSGE comes from the coding sequence ATGACAGTCACAGAGTCCGATAACACGGCCCCGTTCGAGCCCCCCCAACTGGACACCGAAACGCCCCTCTCGAAGGACCAGTTGTTCCACATCCTTCAGAACCGTCGCCGCCGCGACGTACTCTGGTACCTTCGCGGTACCGAGGGCCCGGTTCGCATGCGCGACATCGCAGAACAGGTCGCCGCCTGGGAGAACGACACCACCGTCGAAGCGTTGATGTCCGATCAGCGCCAGCGCGTGTACATCGCTCTCTACCAGGAACACCTCCCGAAACTCGACGAAGACGGCGTCATCGACTACAACAAGAGCCGGGGTGTCGTCGAGCGAAACGACATCGCCGACCAGTTCGACCCGTACCTGACGAACGAGATCGTCGAGGAGGCGACTACATCTAGCCCCGCAACCCCCGGGGTCGAGGCGGCAGAGTCGGCACCCTGGCAGAAGTACTCGATCGGCGTTTCGGGTGTCGGTGCGCTCGCACTCCTCGGAATCACCTTCGATGCGCCCGTACTCGGTCAGTCCGGAAGCCTCGCGGTAGGCGTCGTCGCGGTGATGCTCACAGTGGTCACCCTCGCGTACGCCCTCTCGGGGTACTCCCGGTCGACGCTCTCGCCGGACGGTAGCGGCGAGTAA
- a CDS encoding nucleotide sugar dehydrogenase: protein MSSGLTDARRRGENRHAEPVARTETICVVGLGYVGLPLAVHFDRVDQQVIGYDIDDEKVDTLAEGTDTTGDLGDSVVADSDVEFTTDPAAIADADYVIVTVPTPVDEMENPDLRFVESAAETVGAQMTSETTVVLESTVFPGATRTVLTPALEEASGLTEGEEFFVAYSPERATPGDEEHGLRDVVKVVGADNPAVLEDVADLYEQVVDAGVHRTSSLEAAEASKVVENVQRDLNIALMNELAVAFDRIGIDTQEVLDAAGTKWNFHDYSPGLVGGHCIPVDPFYFAYRSKMEGYVPELTLKARDVNRRMPEHVSELALKTLNDCGNVLGESRVVVLGLTYKPNVADIRTSKVDGVIETMQEYGVDVLGFDPHADPEQTSQAFGIDVMDHPSFENADGIVLATPHDVFDSLDLDDAREEMNDDPFLLDVCGALSAEEVVEHGFTYRRV, encoded by the coding sequence ATGAGTTCGGGACTGACCGACGCCCGTCGTCGAGGCGAGAATCGCCACGCCGAACCGGTCGCCCGGACCGAGACGATCTGCGTCGTCGGTCTCGGGTACGTCGGCCTCCCGCTGGCGGTTCACTTCGACCGCGTCGACCAGCAGGTCATCGGCTACGACATCGACGACGAGAAGGTGGACACGCTCGCAGAGGGCACCGACACGACCGGCGACCTCGGTGACTCGGTGGTCGCCGACAGCGACGTGGAGTTCACTACGGACCCCGCGGCCATCGCCGACGCCGACTACGTCATCGTCACGGTACCGACGCCCGTCGACGAGATGGAGAACCCCGACCTTCGATTCGTCGAGAGCGCCGCCGAGACCGTCGGCGCGCAGATGACGTCGGAGACGACGGTCGTCCTCGAATCGACGGTGTTCCCCGGTGCGACGCGGACTGTACTCACCCCGGCACTCGAAGAAGCGTCGGGACTGACTGAGGGCGAGGAGTTCTTCGTCGCGTACTCGCCCGAGCGCGCTACCCCGGGCGACGAGGAGCACGGCCTCCGCGACGTGGTGAAGGTCGTCGGGGCGGACAACCCCGCCGTGCTCGAGGACGTCGCCGACCTCTACGAGCAGGTCGTCGACGCGGGTGTCCATCGCACGTCGTCGCTCGAAGCCGCCGAGGCGTCGAAAGTCGTCGAGAACGTCCAGCGCGACCTGAACATCGCGCTGATGAACGAACTCGCCGTCGCCTTCGACCGCATCGGCATCGACACCCAGGAGGTGCTCGACGCGGCCGGGACGAAGTGGAACTTCCACGACTACTCGCCCGGACTCGTCGGCGGCCACTGCATCCCCGTCGACCCGTTCTACTTCGCGTACCGCTCGAAGATGGAGGGATACGTTCCGGAGCTGACGCTGAAGGCCCGCGACGTCAACCGCCGCATGCCCGAGCACGTCTCCGAACTCGCGCTGAAGACGCTGAACGACTGCGGTAACGTCCTCGGCGAGAGTCGGGTCGTCGTCCTCGGCCTGACGTACAAACCGAACGTCGCCGACATCCGCACCTCGAAGGTCGACGGCGTCATCGAGACGATGCAGGAGTACGGCGTCGACGTGCTCGGCTTCGACCCCCACGCCGACCCCGAACAGACGAGCCAGGCGTTCGGCATCGACGTGATGGACCACCCCTCCTTCGAGAACGCCGACGGCATCGTCCTGGCGACGCCGCACGACGTGTTCGACAGCCTCGACCTCGACGACGCGCGCGAGGAGATGAACGACGACCCGTTCCTGCTCGACGTCTGCGGCGCGCTCAGCGCCGAGGAAGTCGTCGAACACGGCTTCACCTACCGGAGGGTCTGA
- a CDS encoding glycosyltransferase family 2 protein has translation MYRDSRIGVVVPAYNEEGLVGEVIDTMPAFVDRVYVVDDRSTDGTWDEIRRHAERANAAHGSGHLVETDGGTARLRRPDDSAAADDTDAHERESGSEAAESSSAFDERVVPIRLEENRGVGGAIKTGYERALADGIDVVAVMNGDGQMDPEKLDRLVDPVVSDEADYAKGNRLRYREYREGMSAWRSFGNWLLTLLTKAASGYWKTMDPQNGYTAISREALETIDYQELYERYGFCNDVLVKLNAHGLRVADVAIPAVYGDEESTIEYKTFVPRLSALLARDFLWRLRVKYLTVDFHPLAGLYLFGAAIAGAGVLDSLKGAVSDESDGSGGALASIGIVSVLLAMVFDMQENEELEVRRE, from the coding sequence ATGTACCGAGATTCGAGAATCGGGGTCGTCGTCCCCGCCTACAACGAGGAGGGCCTAGTCGGCGAGGTCATCGACACGATGCCCGCGTTCGTCGACCGGGTGTACGTCGTCGACGACCGGTCGACCGACGGCACCTGGGACGAGATTCGGCGCCACGCCGAGCGCGCGAACGCCGCGCACGGCAGCGGCCATCTGGTCGAGACCGACGGCGGGACGGCGCGACTTCGCCGACCCGACGACTCGGCGGCAGCCGACGACACGGACGCCCACGAACGCGAATCCGGTTCCGAGGCCGCCGAGTCCTCGTCGGCGTTCGACGAACGCGTCGTCCCCATCCGTCTCGAGGAGAACCGCGGCGTCGGCGGCGCTATCAAGACCGGCTACGAGCGCGCGCTCGCCGACGGCATCGACGTCGTCGCCGTGATGAACGGCGACGGACAGATGGACCCCGAGAAACTCGACCGCCTCGTCGACCCGGTCGTCTCCGACGAGGCCGACTACGCGAAGGGCAACCGCCTCCGCTACCGCGAGTACCGCGAGGGGATGAGCGCCTGGCGCTCGTTCGGTAACTGGCTGCTCACGCTGCTGACGAAGGCGGCAAGCGGCTACTGGAAGACGATGGATCCGCAGAACGGCTACACCGCGATCTCGCGGGAGGCGCTGGAGACCATCGATTACCAGGAGCTCTACGAGCGCTACGGGTTCTGCAACGACGTGCTCGTCAAACTCAACGCCCACGGTCTCCGGGTCGCCGACGTGGCGATTCCGGCCGTCTACGGCGACGAGGAGAGCACCATCGAGTACAAAACGTTCGTCCCTCGCCTGTCGGCACTCCTGGCTCGCGACTTCCTGTGGCGACTACGCGTGAAGTACCTCACCGTCGACTTCCACCCCCTCGCGGGGCTGTACCTCTTCGGCGCGGCTATCGCCGGCGCGGGCGTCCTCGATTCGCTCAAAGGAGCGGTCTCCGACGAGAGCGACGGCTCCGGCGGCGCTCTCGCTTCCATCGGCATC